From the Babylonia areolata isolate BAREFJ2019XMU chromosome 15, ASM4173473v1, whole genome shotgun sequence genome, one window contains:
- the LOC143290285 gene encoding succinate dehydrogenase assembly factor 3, mitochondrial-like, with protein MAAASQHVSHVRALYKAILKLHRGLPLQMQALGDQYVKEEFRHHKEAGKQEVDIFMHEWTKYYVTLAKQLGPKHKFKTVGQNLSSELLNNFSDEQIGQLKELLDATTVPASPASDADEKR; from the exons ATGGCGGCGGCCAGTCAGCATGTGTCCCATGTGCGAGCGCTGTACAAAGCCATACTGAAGCTGCACCGTGGACTGCCACTACAGATGCAGGCACTGGGAGATCAGTACGTCAAGGAGGAGTTCAGGCATCACAAAGAGGCTGGTAAACAGGAAGTGGACATCTTCATGCATGAGTGGACT AAATACTACGTGACTCTTGCCAAGCAGCTAGGACCCAAACACAAGTTCAAGACGGTGGGTCAGAACCTTTCGTCAGAACTGCTGAACAATTTCTCTGACGAACAGATCGGCCAACTGAAGGAACTGTTGGACGCCACCACTGTCCCAGCATCCCCCGCCTCTGATGCTGATGAAAAAAGATGA